The DNA sequence GGAATGGAAGAGGATATTGCCGTTAATATTAAAGAGTTGGTTGATACAAAAGAGATAAGCTCCTTTAAAAAACTATCAGAATATTTTACGGATTCAAAAGAGAAGATTGAGCATTGGGCTAAATCTTTTATAAAGTAGTTTAGGGTGAAAAGTTGAGACAACAGTATAGTTCGTATGGTGAGTGTGTAGAATTTTTTAAAAATGCACAAAAGAGCAGACCTGATCTTTTTAAAGTTGAATCCATTGGAAAAACTTGGGAAGATAGGGAGATTGTAGCAGTAAGCATTACAAAGAGTGTAGATACGCATTTAGATAAACCGGCACTCTTTTATACTGGAACGATTCACGCAAGAGAGTGGATAGGGATAGAGCTCTCACTTAGTTTTGCAAAATATATAATAGACCATATCGATTATGATCCGCAATTAAACAATATTCTTGATAGAGCGACTCTGTATATGGTTCCATGTGCGAATCCTGACGGATTTGAGTACTCTAGAAACCATTTCTCCTTTTGGAGAAAAAACAGAAGAAAAAATGCAGATGGAAGTTTTGGCGTTGACTTGAATAGAAATTTTAGCGTGGGGTTTATTGCAAACAAAAATACTACATCAAATGTATATTCAGGACCGAGTGCTTTTAGTGAACCTGAAACAGCCGCATTGAGAGATTTTTTTACGGCTCATCAAAATATTACGATAGCCTTGGATTATCACTCGCAAGGTAACGTATTCTTCCCTGCTCATAATTTTATGCATGAAGATGCCGTTGATGCGATCGATCTGAATCTTCTTGCAGGGAATATGGCAGAGGAGATAAGAAAAGAGTCCTTTCGTGAATACGGTGTTCACATGGGCAAACCTCCTGTTCATCTTATCTCGGGAAGCGGCAGGGAGTTTTACTATTCACATGGTGTCTTATCCTTGGTAGCCGAAGTAGGTACTAGAAATATAAGTGACTATATGGAGCATATGAGTGAACATATTGATGAAAATATACCGGCACTTATATATGCGCTCTCAGAGGTAAATAACTACAAAAAAGAGCAATCTCTTCCGAGAGTTGAAAATTTTATAGCTACTGATGTGGGCTCAAAAGAGGTAGAACTTACATGGGATTATATTGATAATGATGTAATATATTTTGAAATTTATCGCTCAAAAAAGAAAAAAGGTTTTGCTCAGAGTTCAAATAGAATAGGTATGACAAAATTAAAAACATACACTGATAAAAATCTACCTTCATCTACAAACTACTACTACTATATTAGAGCAGTGTGTAAAGCAAGACAGATAAAATCTCCTTTTGGACAAATAGTCGGTGTCAGAACAAAGCCGGCGGAGAATATGTTTTCTAAGATTTTATATCCTTTGGCAGAAAAGATAGGTTATGTAGGTGAGAAGACTAAAAAGAACCCTGAGCATTTTGGAAACAACTCTCTTTTTGTCGGGATCAGCGAGAGTAAGGGAGAGTG is a window from the Sulfurimonas crateris genome containing:
- a CDS encoding M14 family zinc carboxypeptidase; amino-acid sequence: MRQQYSSYGECVEFFKNAQKSRPDLFKVESIGKTWEDREIVAVSITKSVDTHLDKPALFYTGTIHAREWIGIELSLSFAKYIIDHIDYDPQLNNILDRATLYMVPCANPDGFEYSRNHFSFWRKNRRKNADGSFGVDLNRNFSVGFIANKNTTSNVYSGPSAFSEPETAALRDFFTAHQNITIALDYHSQGNVFFPAHNFMHEDAVDAIDLNLLAGNMAEEIRKESFREYGVHMGKPPVHLISGSGREFYYSHGVLSLVAEVGTRNISDYMEHMSEHIDENIPALIYALSEVNNYKKEQSLPRVENFIATDVGSKEVELTWDYIDNDVIYFEIYRSKKKKGFAQSSNRIGMTKLKTYTDKNLPSSTNYYYYIRAVCKARQIKSPFGQIVGVRTKPAENMFSKILYPLAEKIGYVGEKTKKNPEHFGNNSLFVGISESKGECFGVCGFSLSTVPQNAIITAASISFYPMNRVSVQVEHFGEWRVGQIDERSIENISSFEEIKNAKVLSYIDRPTGSAQLSQGIWRRYKFAKQEIDVLQDSLKRGEALFRMEGPSSLPLNRASQLMQWDIGYGNFSGGLTYRPKLDISYTLHEVKIELQSMQEYTVSKSGITQNKLAAGFDKDAHEEFGCFEFDLSQLPQMENSIISTSYIELYVDDINSDSNLRFHIEMVLDCEEKNYEKIVDRKIIERIGYDFSISDIKKTSTQRFVFDTHSINEMVENSIQHKENSKALFIISASAQKLLSKSQYISCMDPKREKRPSLIVNYIKKRRNPPQMVSNLRTSIENSMIKIEWDLPNDDGYRGAIVVKNPFRVPCSPYDGQKLYGGVDSYTYDNFGDKEVHKYYAVFSYDDVPNFSKPAYIEINK